In Topomyia yanbarensis strain Yona2022 chromosome 2, ASM3024719v1, whole genome shotgun sequence, one DNA window encodes the following:
- the LOC131684304 gene encoding stromal cell-derived factor 2 has translation MTHFVELVYLVVAISLIHNFGYVSASKKNQYVTCGTVLKLLNTDYRVRLHSHDVKYGTGSGQQSVTATEVQEDVNSHWAIKAATGKNCERGEPVKCGDIIRFHHLATNKNLHSHHFQSPLSGNQEVSAYGDEQGIGDTGDHWMVVCSGESWQRSNPVKLRHVDTDAYLSVSGRTFGRPINGQMEVVGLASPHGGTDWTAAEGLFIHPTEKESTPKHTEL, from the exons ATGACCCACTTCGTGGAATTAGTTTATCTAGTCGTAGCTATTAGTTTAATTCACAATTTCGGCTATGTCAGCG CCTCAAAAAAGAACCAGTATGTTACTTGTGGGACAGTTCTCAAACTGCTAAACACGGACTACCGAGTGCGATTGCATTCGCATGATGTGAAGTATGGAACTGGTTCAGGGCAACAGTCGGTTACCGCTACAGAAGTCCAGGAGGATGTCAACAGTCACTGGGCGATAAAGGCTGCCACAGGAAAAAACTGTGAAAGGGG AGAACCTGTCAAATGCGGCGATATTATTCGTTTCCATCATTTGGCAACGAATAAGAATCTGCACTCACATCACTTCCAGAGCCCTCTATCCGGAAACCAGGAAGTTTCAGCATATGGAGACGAGCAAG GCATTGGCGACACCGGAGATCACTGGATGGTTGTCTGTTCTGGAGAATCCTGGCAGCGTAGCAATCCGGTGAAATTGCGACATGTCGATACTGACGCATACCTGTCTGTTTCCGGAAGAACTTTCGGTCGACCGATAAACGGTCAAATGGAAGTGGTCGGTTTGGCTAGTCCTCATGGTGGAACCGATTGGACGGCTGCCGAGGGATTGTTTATCCatccaacggaaaaggaaaGTACTCCAAAACACACGGAATTGTAA